The following coding sequences are from one Kogia breviceps isolate mKogBre1 chromosome X, mKogBre1 haplotype 1, whole genome shotgun sequence window:
- the ZNF275 gene encoding zinc finger protein 275: MGEDAQSQEMASTSSPTAREHGPEVKQNGDSEGRGGSPQNLPVEHHFACKECGGAFRLKVLLVQHQRIHSEAKGWECGDCGQVFRGLSEFNEHRKSHVAAEPRPGPSRALDEAVEKTEQTEREAKPFECEECGKRFKKNAGLSQHLRVHSREKPFACEECGRSFKVNTHLFRHQKLHTSEKPFACKTCSRDFLDRQEFLKHQRMHSGHLPFDCDDCGKSFRGVNGLAEHQRIHSGAKPYGCPHCGKLFRRSSELTKHRRIHTGEKPYECSQCGKAFRQSSSLLEHQRIHTGERPYACGDCGKAFRGPSDLIKHRRIHSGLKPYACDRCGKAFRRSSGLSRHRRTHSGARRCECSECGRVFKRRSALQKHQPTHRE, translated from the coding sequence ATGGGTGAAGACGCCCAGTCGCAGGAGATGGCGTCCACGAGCTCCCCGACGGCCAGAGAGCACGGCCCTGAGGTCAAACAGAACGGGGACTccgaggggcggggagggagccCCCAGAATCTACCCGTAGAGCATCATTTTGCGTGTAAAGAGTGTGGGGGTGCCTTTCGGCTTAAGGTCCTCCTCGTGCAGCACCAGCGAATTCACAGTGAGGCAAAGGGCTGGGAGTGCGGCGATTGCGGGCAGGTCTTTCGGGGGCTGTCCGAGTTCAACGAGCACCGGAAGAGCCATGTGGCGGCAGAGCCCCGGCCGGGCCCCAGCCGGGCCCTTGACGAGGCCGTGGAGAAGACGGAGCAAACGGAGAGGGAGGCGAAGCCCTTCGAGTGTGAAGAGTGCGGGAAGAGGTTCAAGAAGAACGCAGGCCTCAGTCAGCATCTGCGCGTCCACAGCCGGGAGAAGCCCTTCGCCTGCGAGGAATGCGGGCGCTCCTTCAAAGTCAACACCCACCTCTTTCGCCATCAGAAGCTGCACACTTCGGAGAAGCCCTTTGCCTGCAAGACGTGTAGCCGGGATTTCCTGGATCGCCAGGAATTTCTCAAGCACCAGCGGATGCACAGCGGCCACCTGCCCTTCGACTGCGACGACTGCGGCAAGTCCTTCCGAGGGGTCAACGGCCTGGCCGAGCACCAGCGCATCCACAGCGGGGCCAAGCCCTACGGCTGCCCGCACTGCGGCAAGCTCTTCCGGAGGAGCTCAGAGCTCACCAAGCATCGGCGCATCCACACGGGCGAGAAGCCGTACGAGTGCAGCCAGTGCGGGAAGGCCTTCCGGCAGAGCTCCAGCCTCCTGGAGCACCAGCGCATCCACACCGGGGAGCGGCCCTACGCGTGTGGCGACTGCGGCAAGGCCTTCCGGGGGCCCTCCGACCTGATCAAACACCGGCGCATCCACAGCGGACTGAAGCCCTACGCGTGCGACCGCTGCGGGAAGGCCTTCCGCCGGAGCTCCGGCCTGAGCCGCCACCGGAGGACCCACAGCGGAGCAAGACGCTGCGAGTGCAGCGAGTGCGGCCGCGTGTTCAAGAGGCGCTCGGCGCTGCAGAAGCATCAACCGACCCACCGCGAGTAG
- the LOC131748806 gene encoding paraneoplastic antigen-like protein 5, whose amino-acid sequence MALHLLEDWCKGMDLDPRRALLIVGIPVECSEEEIKETLRAGLQPLCAYSVLGRMFRREDNSKAVFVELADRVGYAALPDRIPGRGGAWEVVVTPRSPDDEFLHRLNCFLKDEGRRMVDVVRTLGYSTYPEDVKPEVLTPVPQPLNESTWYRKLKVFSGSTSPGPGEEHFEAWLEQVTEMMKVWQVSEAEKQRRLLESLRGSALSIMRALRASSDSMTLEQCLDALKQIFGNKEDCRTSQFKFLQTLQKPGEKVSAFLLRIEPLLQKAVQHSPLSVRSTDTVRLKHVLAQASMNTALQGKLKLLEQRGCAPTFLELMKLIRDEEEWEATVAVTREKQRQIARGHRASGTQVAAETSAPVRPLMVQAGLLHESSTQAAQDGGALPLKRRQVPCWFGTGEEGHSQAERPRAENQPPTKQKPQPAAEELGNEVGAGAGSHPKPWEA is encoded by the coding sequence ATGGCTCTGCATCTGCTGGAGGATTGGTGCAAGGGGATGGACCTGGACCCCAGGAGGGCCCTGCTGATCGTGGGCATCCCTGTGGAGTGTAGCGAAGAGGAGATTAAAGAGACCCTGCGGGCGGGCTTACAGCCCCTGTGCGCCTACAGTGTGCTGGGCAGAATGTTCCGAAGGGAGGACAACTCGAAGGCGGTTTTCGTCGAGCTGGCCGACAGGGTCGGCTATGCTGCGCTGCCCGATCGCATCCCAGGCCGGGGGGGCGCCTGGGAGGTGGTGGTGACACCCCGTAGCCCGGATGACGAGTTCCTGCACAGGCTGAACTGCTTCCTGAAAGATGAGGGCCGGAGAATGGTGGATGTGGTCCGAACCCTGGGGTACAGCACTTACCCCGAGGACGTAAAGCCAGAAGTCTTGACGCCGGTCCCGCAGCCCCTGAACGAAAGCACGTGGTACCGAAAACTGAAGGTGTTCTCGGGAAGCACTTCCCCCGGGCCCGGCGAGGAGCACTTTGAAGCCTGGCTAGAGCAGGTGACCGAGATGATGAAGGTGTGGCAGGTGTCTGAGGCGGAGAAGCAGCGGCGTCTGCTGGAAAGCTTGCGCGGCTCCGCCCTGTCCATCATGCGGGCGCTCCGGGCCAGCAGCGACTCCATGACGCTGGAGCAGTGCCTGGACGCCCTGAAGCAGATCTTCGGGAATAAAGAGGACTGCAGAACCTCACAGTTTAAGTTCCTCCAGACCCTGCAGAAGCCTGGAGAGAAGGTCTCCGCGTTTTTGCTGCGGATAGAGCCCCTGCTGCAGAAAGCCGTGCAGCACAGCCCCTTGTCAGTGCGAAGCACAGACACGGTGCGCCTGAAACACGTCCTAGCTCAAGCCTCCATGAACACCGCCCTCCAGGGCAAGCTCAAGCTCCTGGAGCAGCGAGGGTGTGCGCCCACCTTCCTGGAGTTAATGAAGCTCATTCGCGATGAGGAGGAGTGGGAGGCCACCGTGGCGGTGACCAGGGAGAAGCAGAGGCAGATAGCAAGGGGCCACAGGGCCTCTGGCACCCAGGTAGCGGCAGAAACCAGCGCGCCAGTCCGCCCGCTCATGGTGCAGGCAGGGCTGCTTCACGAGAGCAGCACTCAGGCCGCCCAGGACGGGGGTGCCCTGCCGCTGAAGCGCAGGCAGGTGCCATGCTGGTTCGGGACTGGGGAGGAAGGCCACAGCCAGGCAGAGCGTCCTAGGGCCGAGAACCAACCCCCGACCAAGCAGAAGCCTCAGCCTGCAGCAGAAGAGTTGGGAAACGAGGTGGGGGCTGGGGCCGGGAGCCACCCCAAGCCCTGGGAAGCATAG
- the LOC131748805 gene encoding paraneoplastic antigen Ma6F-like — CARQVLMRARLNDTLQKMLRMQLMTRPPGFVRMLRLLQMTEACEAALASRELFPGEEEARVDVGVLAAAAQAAPAHEAITAGTTADGTKASPAGEDTSTQAALSKQGSAEDHPAPEEASEAVAGTAKAGEAGPEDHGAARAAPGPGETSKASAATQEGGRAPGPAGLGPAGPTHARGVPMPGRMGSASPVAPGGPGREPEGLAQAGGQQAEETPEEGLQHVPEEPGNEDGAAEMSPPGSSSGQ; from the coding sequence tgcgCCCGGCAGGTGCTGATGCGGGCCCGGCTGAACGACACGCTCCAGAAGATGCTGAGGATGCAGCTGATGACCAGGCCTCCCGGCTTCGTGCGGATGCTGCGGCTCCTCCAGATGACCGAGGCCTGCGAGGCCGCCCTGGCTAGCAGGGAGCTGTTCCCAGGGGAAGAAGAGGCCCGTGTGGACGTTGGAGTCCTGGCAGCAGCCGCCCAGGCCGCCCCGGCCCATGAGGCCATCACCGCGGGCACCACTGCGGATGGCACCAAGGCCTCCCCGGCCGGTGAAGATACCTCCACCCAGGCCGCCCTTTCCAAGCAAGGTAGCGCCGAGGACCACCCGGCGCCCGAAGAGGCCAGTGAGGCCGTTGCGGGCACTGCCAAGGCTGGCGAGGCGGGCCCTGAAGACCATGGTGCCGCCAGGGCAGCCCCTGGCCCTGGGGAGACCAGCAAGGCCTCCGCGGCCACTCAGGAAGGTGGAAGAGCTCCCGGCCCTGCGGGCCTAGGTCCGGCAGGACCCACACATGCCCGCGGAGTCCCCATGCCTGGCCGGATGGGCAGTGCTTCCCCGGTGGCCCCAGGAGGTCCTGGCAGGGAGCCAGAGGGCCTCGCCCAGGCAGGAGGCCAGCAGGCCGAGGAGACCCCCGAGGAGGGGCTCCAGCATGTCCCAGAAGAGCCGGGAAATGAGGACGGGGCTGCAGAGATGAGCCCCCCGGGGTCGTCCTCGGGCCAGTAG